From Alloacidobacterium dinghuense:
CTCTGCGCGGATTTCTTCTTCCAGATAACGTCTTTGTTTCGTCTCTTTGTCTCGGTCCTTTGTCGCCTTTTCGTACTCCAACGTGTTCTCAACTGCAATCGCTATCTGACGGGCCACTTGCTCAAGCATGATGACGTCGTCTTTCTCAAAAGCATTGTCCGAACGCCTACAGAGCATCAGAACGCCAACCACGCGATCACGGCCCAGGAGCGGAAGATAGCACCCCACGCTGAGGCCTTCCTCAATCACGCGCTTATAAAGAAGCTGGCCGTCAGGATTCCCATAAATTTCAGGATCCTCACGGACCTGTTCGAAGCTATCGATCCGAATGCTCTTGCCCTTTCGCAATACCTGACCCGAGATCGAACTATTCATCGGCACCAACGATCCCTCGCAGATGGGTCCTCTCGCGTCTGGATTGTGCAAGTTAGTGACGCGTAACTCGCCGCTCTCGGAGTCGGGTAGCAACAAGGCGGACACGTCACACTGCATTATCCTGAATAGATTTGTCGAAAGCACCTCAACCACTTGCCGGAGGTCCAACCTGGATGTCACGCTGCTTGTGATTTCCAGAAGCAATCGCAGGCGATCACGTTCATACCGCAACTTTTCTTCATTCAGATGGCGTTCAATCGCGATTCCTGCAATGTGGCCGGCATTCTCGATCAACTGCAGATCGGTAGCGTCAGGGCTACGCGCTTCACGATAATGAATGGCAAAGGTCCCGAGAACTTTACCATCGCTGGTAAACAAGGGCTGCGACCACACTGCACGAATTCCATACGGCAAGAGCAGATGACGATAATGATCCCAGATGGGGTCATTGAGGATATCGGTTACATAGACTGGCTTCTTTCGATAAACGGCTGTGCCGCAGGATCCACCTTTTGGACCAATAAGCATTGACCCCACGTGATCGCTGAATCCAACGAGGCTGGGAGCTGCCGCGCAGTGGAGTTGCTTTCCGTCATCATCAGGAAGCCAGATGGTGCACAACGTGCCGGCACCTCGAGATTCGACTACTCGGGCGATGATTGTCAGCACTTCTGACAGGGGAGATCCAGCAAGAATCAATTTGAGAATGTTAAGTACTGTTTCGTTTTCCATGGTGTGCCTTCTTCTGGGCGGGGTTGGCTCGAAGTTCCGGCAGCTTTCATAATAGGCGGTCATAGTTCGCACTGCGATGGAACCTGGCCCTATAGGCCGAACAAACGTAGCGATAGGTTTTGCCTTAGATGGTTCGGAGAACTACTCAGTGGCACCGGCCGTGACAGTGCGGAATGCGCATATGTAAGGTTACATTGGGGACTGCGTAACGTGTCAACCTGAGTATTAGACGTTACACAATGCGCAGATTCG
This genomic window contains:
- a CDS encoding sigma-54-dependent Fis family transcriptional regulator, yielding MENETVLNILKLILAGSPLSEVLTIIARVVESRGAGTLCTIWLPDDDGKQLHCAAAPSLVGFSDHVGSMLIGPKGGSCGTAVYRKKPVYVTDILNDPIWDHYRHLLLPYGIRAVWSQPLFTSDGKVLGTFAIHYREARSPDATDLQLIENAGHIAGIAIERHLNEEKLRYERDRLRLLLEITSSVTSRLDLRQVVEVLSTNLFRIMQCDVSALLLPDSESGELRVTNLHNPDARGPICEGSLVPMNSSISGQVLRKGKSIRIDSFEQVREDPEIYGNPDGQLLYKRVIEEGLSVGCYLPLLGRDRVVGVLMLCRRSDNAFEKDDVIMLEQVARQIAIAVENTLEYEKATKDRDKETKQRRYLEEEIRAEFGAIVGDSPALKTALNLVSVVAPTGSSVLIMGETGTGKELIARAIHNLSGRRERAFVKLNCAAIPLGLLESELFGHEKGAFTGAIAQKTGRFELANKGTLFLDEVGDIPLELQAKLLRVLQEQEFERLGSNYTHKVDVRVIAATHRDLAAMVAQGTFREDLYYRLKVFPIHVPALRQRTEDVPELVRHFVQLYARRMNKGIDEIPSATMDALVRYRWPGNVRELQNFIERAVILSPHTVLRAPISELEPFSARRVSNAPITGLEELERDHILRALEASNWVVGGRNGAAERLGMKRTSFVYKMQKFRINRPASLPQKSAERQLL